In Canis lupus familiaris isolate Mischka breed German Shepherd chromosome 9, alternate assembly UU_Cfam_GSD_1.0, whole genome shotgun sequence, a single window of DNA contains:
- the OR3A2 gene encoding olfactory receptor family 3 subfamily A member 2 — protein MDPEVGANRTSVTEFILVGLVETEQLQSVVFVVFLFAYLVTVGGNLSILAAILVEPKLHTPMYFFLGNLSVLDVGCITVTVPSMLARLLSHKRTVPYRACLTQLFFFHLLAGMDCFLLTVMAYDRFLAICRPLTYNTHMSQNVQRILVAVSWALGFTNALNHTIALTTLNFCGPNIVNNFYCDLPQLFQLSCSSTQLNELLLFVAAAFMAVAPLVLITVSYAQVAAAVLQIRSVEGRNKAFSTCGSHLTVVCLFYGTGIFNYMCLGSEESSDKDKGVGVFNTVINPMLNPLIYSLRNPDVQDALWRVFVGRKSLT, from the coding sequence ATGGATCCAGAAGTTGGAGCCAACAGGACATCTGTTACTGAGTTCATTCTAGTGGGCCTAGTGGAAACAGAACAGCTACAGTCTGTGGTCTTTGTAGTCTTCCTCTTTGCCTACCTGGTCACAGTCGGAGGCAACCTCAGCATCCTGGCTGCCATCTTGGTGGAACCCAAACTCCACacacccatgtacttcttcctgggGAACCTGTCAGTGCTGGATGTTGGGTGCATCACTGTCACTGTTCCCTCAATGTTGGCTCGCCTCCTGTCCCACAAACGTACAGTTCCCTACAGAGCCTGCCTCACACAGCTTTTCTTCTTTCACCTTCTGGCTGGGATGGACTGCTTCCTGTTGACTGTCATGGCCTATGACCGATTCCTGGCCATTTGCCGACCCCTCACCTACAACACCCACATGAGCCAGAACGTCCAGAGAATATTGGTAGCTGTGTCCTGGGCTTTAGGTTTCACCAATGCACTAAATCACACTATTGCCCTAACTACCCTCAACTTCTGTGGTCCTAATATAGTCAATAACTTCTACTGTGACCTCCCACAGCTCTTCCAGCTCTCTTGCTCTAGCACCCAGCTCAACGAGTTGCTGCTCTTTGTGGCAGCAGCCTTCATGGCTGTAGCCCCCTTGGTCCTCATCACTGTGTCCTATGCACAGGTGGCAGCTGCAGTTCTACAAATTCGTTCAGTGGAAGGCAGGAATAAGGCCTTTTCCACATGTGGCTCCCACCTCACTGTGGTTTGCCTTTTCTATGGTACTGGTATCTTCAACTACATGTGTCTTGGTTCTGAAGAGTCTTCAGACAAGGATAAAGGGGTTGGGGTCTTCAACACTGTTATCAATCCCATGCTGAACCCACTTATCTACAGCCTTAGAAACCCTGATGTTCAGGATGCCCTGTGGCGGGTATTTGTGGGGAGGAAGTCATTGACCTAA